In a genomic window of Candidatus Omnitrophota bacterium:
- a CDS encoding SUMF1/EgtB/PvdO family nonheme iron enzyme — MTLSTEAMANNITVSNVSLYKASGQPNGTIGIKFDLAWDNSFSAVDNNGNAFFDRAWIFVKYFDAANASTDTAWSHATLISGGTVSNYNAQSGTGISADQKGAFCRPGTNQIVYWDYTTDGVSSSASISVKVMAIEMVYVPTGSFYVGSGGTETNAFYNYPNTTSPYKITSEDSITVGTTTGNLYYPNSNTYGGDQAGPVPVAFPKGYNGFYMMKYEVNQGQYRDFLNTLSRAQQNQRAGDGTTLASGTTSVTNIYVMPNTSIAANIASASNYRNGIRCDATIPATTPITFYCDYNNNGTPNEATDGEWIACNYVSWPDLCAYADWAGLRPFTEFEFEKASRGLNTSIANECTWGSTVITAGPTGPTNPGANNETATNNANCSYNGTVSGPMRVGFAATSSSSRYASGGSYYGIMELSGNLWERSVTVGNSTGRLFIGSHGDGNLSTTNTDWPGANATGSGYHGGCWNNDNFNAGVSARTYAATASAGRTLTFGIRCARTAQ; from the coding sequence ATGACATTATCTACTGAGGCCATGGCGAATAATATCACCGTCTCTAACGTCTCCTTATATAAAGCATCGGGACAGCCGAACGGCACGATAGGCATAAAATTCGATCTTGCATGGGATAACTCTTTCAGCGCCGTAGATAATAACGGCAATGCCTTTTTCGATCGCGCCTGGATATTCGTGAAGTACTTTGACGCCGCAAATGCCAGCACCGACACAGCTTGGAGCCATGCCACCTTAATTTCAGGCGGGACAGTAAGCAATTATAACGCCCAGAGTGGGACCGGAATAAGCGCTGACCAAAAAGGCGCTTTCTGTAGGCCCGGGACCAACCAGATTGTGTACTGGGATTACACCACCGATGGAGTCTCTTCCTCGGCTTCTATCTCGGTCAAAGTTATGGCGATAGAGATGGTCTATGTGCCAACAGGCTCGTTCTATGTCGGTTCAGGCGGCACCGAAACAAACGCTTTCTATAACTATCCCAACACCACCAGCCCTTATAAGATAACCTCTGAAGATTCGATTACTGTGGGCACAACCACCGGAAATCTCTATTACCCGAATTCAAATACTTATGGCGGCGATCAGGCAGGCCCAGTACCCGTCGCTTTCCCCAAAGGTTATAACGGTTTCTACATGATGAAATACGAAGTTAACCAGGGCCAATACCGGGATTTCTTGAATACGCTCAGCCGCGCCCAGCAAAACCAAAGGGCCGGAGACGGAACAACCCTGGCTTCGGGCACAACATCCGTAACCAATATATATGTTATGCCAAATACCAGTATTGCCGCTAATATCGCTTCCGCTTCTAATTATCGTAATGGAATACGATGTGACGCCACTATTCCCGCGACTACCCCAATAACGTTTTACTGTGATTATAACAATAATGGTACGCCGAACGAAGCCACTGACGGCGAATGGATAGCCTGTAATTATGTAAGCTGGCCCGACTTATGCGCCTATGCCGATTGGGCAGGGCTTCGTCCCTTTACTGAGTTTGAATTTGAAAAAGCGTCCAGAGGACTAAATACTTCGATAGCCAATGAATGCACATGGGGCTCAACCGTTATTACTGCCGGCCCTACAGGCCCGACCAATCCCGGCGCTAATAATGAGACAGCCACTAACAATGCCAACTGTAGCTATAACGGTACTGTGTCCGGCCCTATGCGCGTAGGATTCGCTGCGACCAGCTCTTCAAGCCGTTATGCCTCGGGCGGCTCCTATTACGGAATAATGGAGCTTTCCGGGAACTTATGGGAACGATCGGTCACCGTAGGTAATAGTACCGGCCGGTTATTTATTGGTAGCCACGGAGATGGTAATTTAAGCACAACTAATACCGACTGGCCGGGAGCTAACGCGACCGGCTCGGGCTACCACGGCGGCTGTTGGAACAACGACAATTTCAACGCTGGTGTGTCGGCCCGTACCTACGCGGCGACCGCGAGTGCTGGTCGCACCCTCACTTTCGGCATCCGCTGTGCCAGGACGGCTCAGTAG